One part of the Parasphingorhabdus sp. SCSIO 66989 genome encodes these proteins:
- a CDS encoding electron transfer flavoprotein subunit beta/FixA family protein has product MKILVPVKRVIDYNVKPRVKSDGSGVDLANVKMSMNPFDEIAVEEAIRLKEAGKAEEVVAVSVGPAKAQETLRTALAMGADRGILIETDEDVEPLGVAKLLAKVMEEESPQIVLLGKQAIDDDSNQTGQMLAALTVTGQATFANTVEVEGDAATVKREIDGGLQTVKVNLPAIITTDLRLNEPRYPTLPNIMKAKKKPIDTKSPADYGVDIAPRLKTLNVSEPPVRQAGIKVEDVDQLVGKLKELGVA; this is encoded by the coding sequence ATGAAAATCCTCGTCCCCGTGAAGCGGGTGATTGATTACAACGTCAAACCACGGGTCAAGTCCGATGGGTCGGGTGTTGATCTGGCCAATGTCAAAATGTCGATGAACCCGTTTGACGAAATCGCGGTCGAAGAGGCCATTCGTCTCAAAGAAGCGGGTAAGGCGGAAGAAGTGGTCGCCGTATCCGTCGGCCCGGCCAAAGCGCAGGAAACGCTGCGTACCGCGCTCGCCATGGGCGCTGATCGCGGTATCCTTATCGAAACCGACGAAGACGTCGAGCCGCTGGGCGTTGCCAAGCTGCTTGCCAAGGTGATGGAAGAGGAATCACCGCAGATCGTGCTGCTCGGCAAGCAGGCGATTGATGATGACAGCAACCAGACCGGCCAGATGCTCGCGGCTCTGACCGTAACCGGCCAGGCAACCTTTGCCAATACGGTTGAGGTTGAGGGCGATGCCGCCACGGTAAAGCGTGAGATTGACGGCGGCCTGCAGACCGTGAAGGTCAACCTGCCCGCGATCATCACCACCGATTTGCGTCTCAACGAGCCGCGCTACCCCACCCTGCCCAACATCATGAAGGCGAAGAAAAAGCCGATCGATACCAAATCTCCTGCCGATTATGGCGTCGATATCGCGCCGCGCTTGAAAACGCTGAACGTCAGCGAACCGCCGGTGCGTCAGGCCGGTATCAAGGTGGAAGATGTCGACCAGCTGGTCGGTAAACTCAAAGAATTGGGAGTGGCCTGA
- a CDS encoding electron transfer flavoprotein subunit alpha/FixB family protein: MKTLILVEHDNASMKDATLAVVTAASKLGEVHALVAGTGCGAVAEQVAKVAGVEKVHVADDAAYEHALAENLAPLIADLMGHHDAFLAPATTTGKNVAPRVAALLDVMQISDILSVEGDKTFTRPIYAGNAIATVESADEKLVITVRGTAFDKAAAEGGSGVVEAVSATGDKGLSSFVSEEIAESERPELTSAKIIVSGGRALGSGEKFEEVITPLADKLGAGIGASRAAVDAGYVPNDYQVGQTGKIVAPEVYIAIGISGAIQHLAGMKDSKTIIAINKDEDAPIFQIADIGLVADLFDAVPELTGKV; this comes from the coding sequence ATGAAAACGCTCATACTCGTAGAACATGATAATGCGTCGATGAAGGACGCAACGCTGGCGGTTGTTACCGCTGCCTCCAAGCTCGGCGAAGTCCATGCACTGGTCGCCGGTACCGGCTGCGGCGCGGTTGCTGAGCAAGTCGCCAAGGTCGCTGGCGTCGAAAAGGTGCATGTGGCCGATGATGCCGCCTATGAGCATGCTCTGGCGGAAAATCTGGCGCCGCTGATTGCCGATCTGATGGGCCATCATGACGCATTCCTCGCGCCTGCCACGACCACCGGAAAGAACGTTGCACCGCGGGTTGCTGCTTTGCTTGATGTGATGCAGATTTCCGACATTCTCTCGGTCGAAGGCGACAAGACCTTCACCCGTCCAATCTATGCCGGCAACGCCATTGCCACGGTTGAGAGCGCAGACGAAAAGCTGGTTATCACTGTGCGCGGCACCGCGTTTGACAAGGCCGCAGCCGAAGGTGGTAGCGGCGTGGTCGAAGCCGTTTCGGCTACGGGCGATAAGGGCCTGTCGAGCTTTGTCAGCGAGGAAATCGCCGAGAGCGAGCGCCCTGAACTGACCAGTGCCAAGATCATCGTTTCCGGTGGCCGCGCTCTGGGTTCAGGCGAGAAGTTTGAAGAAGTCATCACCCCGCTGGCGGACAAGCTTGGTGCCGGCATCGGTGCCTCGCGTGCCGCCGTCGATGCAGGCTATGTCCCGAACGACTATCAGGTCGGCCAGACCGGCAAGATCGTCGCCCCGGAAGTCTATATCGCCATCGGCATTTCCGGCGCGATCCAGCATCTTGCGGGCATGAAGGACTCCAAAACGATCATCGCGATCAACAAGGACGAAGACGCCCCGATCTTCCAGATCGCCGATATCGGCCTGGTCGCCGACCTGTTCGATGCGGTTCCCGAGCTGACCGGGAAAGTCTGA
- the sucC gene encoding ADP-forming succinate--CoA ligase subunit beta: MNIHEYQAKELLAKHGIGIPTGHAALTVDEAVAAAEKLPGPLYVVKAQIHAGGRGKGKFKELGPDAKGGVRLAKSIDEVREAATEMLGNTLVTIQTGEAGKQVNRLYVTDGVDIASEYYLSMLVDRATGRVAMVVSTEGGMDIEAVAHDTPEKITTIVIDPAQGFMPHHGRSLAFALKLKGDLNKAAQKLGKQLYHAFMEMDCEMLEINPLVETTDGQLLVLDTKMSFDGNALFRHKDIAELRDETEEDPAEVEASEYDLAYIKLDGNIGCMVNGAGLAMATMDIIKLNGAFPANFLDVGGGATTEKVTAAFKIILADDAVEGILVNIFGGIMRCDTIAEGIVAAAKEVELDVPLVVRLEGTNVDKGKAILDNSGLPIVSANDLGDAAQKIVAQVKEAA, encoded by the coding sequence ATGAACATTCATGAATATCAGGCCAAGGAACTACTGGCGAAACACGGCATCGGCATTCCCACTGGCCATGCGGCGCTTACGGTTGATGAAGCCGTCGCTGCGGCGGAAAAACTGCCCGGGCCGCTTTATGTGGTGAAGGCGCAGATCCATGCCGGTGGCCGCGGCAAGGGCAAGTTCAAGGAACTGGGGCCTGATGCCAAGGGCGGTGTGCGTCTCGCCAAGTCGATTGACGAAGTGCGTGAAGCAGCGACCGAGATGCTGGGCAACACATTGGTGACGATCCAGACCGGTGAGGCAGGCAAGCAGGTCAACCGCCTTTATGTTACCGATGGTGTCGATATCGCTTCGGAATATTATCTCTCGATGCTGGTTGATCGCGCCACTGGCCGCGTTGCCATGGTGGTTTCGACCGAAGGCGGCATGGATATTGAGGCGGTCGCGCATGACACGCCGGAAAAGATCACCACCATCGTAATCGATCCGGCCCAAGGCTTTATGCCGCATCATGGCCGTTCGCTGGCCTTTGCGCTCAAGCTGAAAGGCGATCTCAACAAAGCAGCACAGAAGCTGGGCAAGCAGCTTTATCACGCGTTCATGGAAATGGATTGCGAGATGCTGGAGATCAATCCACTGGTGGAAACCACGGATGGTCAGTTGCTCGTGCTCGACACCAAGATGAGCTTTGATGGCAATGCGCTGTTCCGTCACAAGGATATTGCCGAGCTGCGTGACGAGACCGAAGAAGATCCGGCCGAGGTTGAAGCCAGCGAATATGATCTCGCCTATATCAAGCTCGACGGCAATATCGGCTGTATGGTCAATGGTGCCGGTCTCGCCATGGCGACGATGGACATCATCAAGCTGAATGGCGCATTCCCGGCCAACTTCCTCGACGTTGGCGGGGGTGCTACCACCGAGAAGGTAACCGCGGCGTTCAAGATCATTCTCGCCGATGATGCAGTGGAAGGTATTCTCGTGAACATCTTTGGTGGCATCATGCGCTGCGACACCATTGCCGAGGGCATTGTCGCGGCAGCGAAGGAAGTGGAACTTGACGTGCCGCTGGTCGTTCGTCTGGAAGGCACCAATGTCGACAAGGGCAAGGCCATTCTCGACAATAGTGGCCTGCCGATCGTCAGCGCCAATGATCTGGGCGATGCCGCGCAGAAGATTGTCGCACAGGTTAAAGAGGCGGCTTGA
- a CDS encoding cupin-like domain-containing protein, with amino-acid sequence MATAAKAPKGKTDTRSLLAEALLDGCDEAEMFQRLLAAGMSESKARYELSRAPKDPLFVAAKRLNARLGKRDWTLGIYGKLAAMDDRQTAIPTVDAIDPEQFFREFYYSNRPVKLTGLIDHWPALERWTLDYLEEKVGDAVVELQGDRDSGEDYEIAKTRHTRHVRMADVIRDLRADEVSNDFYITAYNDTTNKQALSALWSDLGDLPLLAEDGVANGFFWMGPKGTITPFHHDLTNNLLVQIDGRKHIRMVAAHHVAQMRNHEHCFSQWTAEDFDQAETESNTMPAMLECEIGPGEAIFLPVGWWHHVTGLDRTISMSFTGFARGNDFYSDYIKDTAF; translated from the coding sequence ATGGCAACCGCAGCAAAGGCTCCCAAAGGCAAGACCGATACGCGCAGCCTGTTGGCCGAGGCGCTGCTTGATGGCTGCGATGAAGCGGAAATGTTTCAGCGGCTGCTGGCTGCCGGTATGAGTGAATCCAAGGCCCGCTATGAGCTATCGCGCGCGCCCAAAGACCCGCTTTTCGTCGCGGCGAAAAGGCTTAACGCTCGCCTCGGCAAGCGCGACTGGACGCTGGGTATTTATGGCAAGCTGGCCGCGATGGATGATCGCCAGACGGCTATTCCGACCGTTGATGCGATTGATCCCGAGCAGTTCTTCCGTGAGTTTTACTATAGCAATCGCCCGGTCAAGCTCACCGGGCTGATCGATCACTGGCCCGCACTGGAGCGCTGGACGCTCGACTATCTGGAAGAGAAGGTAGGCGATGCTGTGGTTGAGCTACAGGGTGATCGGGATTCCGGTGAGGATTATGAAATCGCCAAAACCCGGCACACCCGCCATGTCCGCATGGCCGATGTAATCCGTGACCTGCGCGCCGACGAGGTCAGCAATGATTTCTATATCACCGCCTATAATGACACCACCAACAAACAGGCGCTTTCTGCTCTATGGAGTGATCTCGGCGATCTGCCGCTTCTGGCTGAAGACGGCGTTGCCAATGGCTTTTTCTGGATGGGCCCAAAGGGCACAATCACACCGTTCCACCATGACTTGACCAATAATCTGCTGGTTCAGATCGATGGCCGCAAACATATCCGCATGGTCGCCGCGCATCATGTCGCCCAGATGCGCAACCATGAGCATTGCTTCAGCCAATGGACTGCCGAGGATTTCGATCAGGCGGAGACTGAAAGCAACACCATGCCAGCTATGCTCGAATGTGAAATTGGACCCGGCGAGGCGATCTTTCTGCCCGTCGGCTGGTGGCACCATGTCACCGGCCTCGACCGCACCATCAGCATGTCCTTTACCGGCTTTGCCAGGGGCAATGATTTCTACAGCGACTATATCAAAGACACGGCATTTTAG
- a CDS encoding TonB family protein: MRFKGVPGFLIREQSTRYYLSLFLKILYSGLMIRHCSNTILLGAALLLGITPLSSAVAKKEPLVLKPSGKWILSYDEDGCRMLRQFGEGDEKTIFSMSRYAPSLSFSMLVAGKPVRTRRDQKSSNIRFEPTGSLLQVPFFSGDLGELPAMVFSGSGNGLYTTEDSESIPDVAIRASQNGISALSIGSPLRRDVRLDLGLMEKPFAAMEQCTDDLVTSWGLNPETQKSLREKVTPLVERSKWIRPSDYPSDMLQAGQPALVTARIMIDREGQITGCHIQRTTRPKEFDKAVCGSIIRRAKFSPAINADGETTASYYIINIRFQIP, translated from the coding sequence GTGCGCTTTAAGGGCGTGCCGGGGTTTTTAATTCGTGAACAATCTACCAGATATTATTTGAGTTTATTCCTGAAGATATTGTACTCTGGCCTCATGATTAGACACTGCTCAAATACTATATTGCTGGGTGCCGCCCTGCTTCTTGGTATCACGCCGCTTTCAAGCGCCGTTGCAAAAAAAGAACCATTGGTTCTTAAACCAAGTGGGAAATGGATTCTGAGTTATGATGAAGATGGGTGTCGCATGCTGCGGCAATTTGGTGAAGGCGACGAAAAGACTATTTTTAGTATGAGCCGTTATGCGCCCAGCTTAAGCTTTTCTATGCTAGTTGCAGGAAAACCCGTCAGAACACGCCGTGATCAAAAATCCAGCAATATACGCTTTGAGCCGACCGGTAGTCTATTACAAGTTCCCTTTTTTTCAGGCGATTTGGGTGAGTTGCCAGCGATGGTATTCTCTGGCAGTGGCAATGGTTTATACACGACTGAAGACTCAGAGAGTATTCCTGATGTCGCTATCAGAGCAAGTCAGAATGGGATATCAGCATTGTCCATTGGCAGCCCACTGAGGCGAGATGTAAGGCTTGATCTTGGTCTCATGGAAAAGCCGTTTGCGGCTATGGAACAATGCACAGATGATCTTGTCACATCTTGGGGCCTTAATCCTGAAACGCAAAAATCCTTAAGGGAGAAAGTTACGCCTCTCGTCGAGCGCTCCAAATGGATCAGACCTTCTGATTATCCGTCTGATATGCTGCAGGCCGGGCAGCCTGCTCTTGTTACTGCGCGGATAATGATTGATCGGGAGGGGCAGATTACTGGTTGCCATATCCAGCGCACGACCAGACCTAAAGAATTTGATAAAGCGGTGTGCGGCTCAATTATAAGGCGCGCGAAATTTTCTCCCGCAATCAATGCAGACGGTGAAACCACTGCCTCTTACTACATTATCAATATTCGCTTTCAGATACCATAA
- a CDS encoding GGDEF domain-containing protein — MAFSPAWAMASESLADATLQRDQILNALFAGLLTAPLLLNVVFFATLRQRFILFHSLMLAAILGTHLFSTGLLYDLVPGAMAIDSSQAVNLFLALMGFSICMLVRALCAPQKLGEIASSALLASGIIGLGSAILATIFLTPGAEAGGNLFMGGYAVMVLAVLFSLVHATLRGDRLATLQMIGLSGFLSLAIQWFINGLNGMGRAPLQDSNTFPIAVLLEVLVSSFIVGLKVWQLRQRHDDALRQRAAEARLARTDPLTKVMNRRGFMEHFRALEQDPRAPAQVTALILVDIDHFKRVNDRHGHKVGDIVLTQMAALMQQCCRRGDVLARFGGEEFAILARCGDSQGIDQFARRIKQDIAAMVFGDNAQQIGPLSVSIGVTEIDIRVDSLDFDRHYRAADNALYRAKMAGRNCIRHSDRNDVYEPNAKALANA, encoded by the coding sequence ATGGCGTTCAGCCCCGCCTGGGCTATGGCTTCCGAGTCGCTTGCCGATGCCACATTGCAACGCGATCAAATACTCAACGCGCTGTTTGCCGGACTGCTGACGGCGCCGCTGCTTTTAAATGTCGTCTTTTTTGCAACTCTGCGGCAGCGCTTCATCCTGTTCCATAGCCTTATGCTGGCGGCGATACTGGGCACGCACCTATTCTCGACTGGCCTGCTCTACGATCTGGTTCCGGGAGCCATGGCGATTGATAGCTCCCAAGCGGTGAACCTTTTCCTTGCCCTTATGGGATTCTCCATCTGCATGCTGGTGCGCGCACTATGTGCGCCACAGAAGCTGGGCGAGATTGCATCATCCGCACTGCTGGCCTCGGGGATCATTGGTCTCGGTTCAGCCATCCTCGCCACCATCTTCCTTACCCCCGGAGCAGAGGCTGGTGGCAATCTGTTTATGGGCGGCTATGCTGTCATGGTCCTGGCGGTGTTGTTCAGCCTGGTCCATGCGACACTGCGCGGCGACCGCTTGGCCACGCTTCAGATGATCGGACTGTCGGGCTTTTTATCGCTGGCTATTCAATGGTTTATCAACGGCCTGAATGGCATGGGGCGGGCGCCACTACAGGATAGCAACACATTCCCGATAGCGGTGCTGTTGGAGGTGTTGGTCAGCAGCTTCATTGTCGGGCTGAAAGTCTGGCAATTGCGCCAACGCCATGATGATGCCTTGCGCCAGCGCGCAGCCGAGGCCCGATTGGCCCGCACCGATCCGCTGACCAAAGTCATGAACCGCCGCGGCTTTATGGAGCATTTCCGTGCGCTGGAACAAGACCCGCGCGCCCCGGCCCAGGTGACCGCACTAATCCTGGTCGATATCGACCATTTTAAGCGCGTCAACGATCGCCATGGCCATAAGGTTGGTGATATAGTGCTTACACAGATGGCAGCGCTGATGCAGCAATGCTGTCGCAGAGGCGATGTATTGGCCCGGTTTGGCGGTGAGGAATTTGCCATATTGGCGCGCTGTGGCGACAGTCAGGGCATTGATCAGTTCGCGCGAAGAATCAAGCAGGACATCGCCGCCATGGTATTCGGCGATAACGCACAGCAGATAGGCCCCTTATCGGTCAGCATCGGCGTCACCGAAATTGACATTCGTGTCGATTCTCTGGACTTTGATCGGCACTATCGCGCGGCCGACAACGCGCTCTATCGCGCCAAAATGGCCGGAAGAAACTGCATTCGCCATTCTGATAGAAACGATGTGTACGAACCAAATGCTAAAGCTTTGGCCAACGCCTGA
- a CDS encoding slipin family protein, whose product MIKRLIDKLMGRKRVLINENERAVWLYKGVAKGIIGPGEHMLPNWDGSLMVERQMLDRQLFVSAYTQAVLDRLEDDVATHLTQVRTSENEIAVIERDGMINTILKPDAKLILWTDAGPWTSQLIDIADEPRVSAKLLKRLIKAGQMQQVMLVEVDEGKTALVSIDGQLADTLAPGVYGYWTPGRKVTARQIDLARQSLDVAGQEILTRDRVTLRVNIAAEYRVVDPVKAVTEVRDFVDALYRGLQYAFRKTLGAMTLDQILEKKVSVDAEAAEKVRADMANIGIEVSDIALKDVILPGEMREILNQVVAAQKEAEANVIRRREETNATRSLLNTAKVMADNPVMLRLKELESLESIATKVDKLTVTNGTVGLMNDLVKLSDD is encoded by the coding sequence ATGATAAAGCGATTGATTGACAAGCTGATGGGGCGCAAGCGCGTGCTCATCAATGAAAATGAACGGGCCGTCTGGCTCTATAAGGGTGTGGCTAAAGGCATTATCGGACCGGGTGAGCACATGCTGCCCAATTGGGACGGTAGCCTGATGGTCGAAAGGCAAATGCTGGATCGCCAGCTGTTTGTCTCCGCCTATACCCAGGCTGTGCTTGACCGGCTGGAAGACGATGTGGCGACACATCTGACCCAGGTCCGCACGAGCGAAAACGAGATAGCTGTCATCGAACGCGACGGAATGATCAACACCATTCTCAAGCCGGATGCCAAGCTGATCCTGTGGACCGATGCTGGTCCCTGGACATCGCAGCTTATCGATATTGCCGATGAGCCGCGAGTCTCGGCCAAGTTGCTCAAGCGGCTGATCAAGGCGGGCCAGATGCAGCAGGTGATGCTGGTCGAGGTTGACGAGGGCAAGACCGCGCTCGTCTCGATCGACGGTCAGCTGGCTGATACGCTGGCACCGGGTGTCTATGGTTACTGGACCCCGGGCCGCAAGGTCACTGCGCGCCAGATCGATCTGGCGCGGCAGTCGCTCGATGTGGCGGGGCAGGAAATCCTGACCCGTGACCGGGTAACGCTGCGGGTCAACATTGCGGCGGAATACCGCGTTGTTGATCCGGTCAAGGCGGTGACCGAGGTGCGTGACTTTGTCGATGCGCTCTATCGCGGATTGCAGTACGCGTTCCGCAAGACGCTCGGCGCCATGACGCTCGACCAGATCCTCGAAAAGAAGGTCTCGGTTGATGCCGAAGCGGCAGAGAAGGTCCGTGCCGATATGGCCAATATCGGTATTGAGGTTTCGGACATCGCGCTCAAGGATGTTATCCTGCCGGGCGAGATGCGCGAAATCCTGAACCAGGTCGTCGCCGCCCAGAAGGAGGCGGAAGCCAATGTCATCCGGCGTCGTGAAGAAACGAACGCAACCCGTTCGTTGCTGAACACGGCCAAGGTGATGGCGGACAACCCGGTCATGCTCCGCTTGAAGGAGCTGGAATCGCTGGAAAGCATCGCGACCAAGGTCGACAAGCTGACGGTTACCAATGGTACGGTTGGCCTGATGAATGACCTGGTCAAGCTTTCCGACGATTGA
- the xseA gene encoding exodeoxyribonuclease VII large subunit, with product MPAPSDNSGPVLAKSPAGDNAPPLSVTELSAALKHTVEDRFGHVRLRGEISGFKRAASGHVYLALKDDKAVIDGVIWRGNAGRLGFAPEDGLDVVATGKITTYAGRSKYQIVIDRLEMAGEGALMQLFEKLKARLGEEGLFAPERKQPLPFLPRTIGVVTSPTGSVIRDILHRLADRFPSHVLVWPVLVQGEGAAEQIAGAIRGFSDMAEGGEIPRPDLVIVARGGGSIEDLWSFNEEVVVRAIADCTIPLISAVGHETDTTLADYVADRRAPTPTAAAEMAVPVRAEIAAQLNELGLRASRAVRRQQALATERLEQRARLLPRPEALFAPAAQRLDDQGERLGRALGFSHQRANDRLRGISGRFSPDMLMRRTENAARDLARVPLRPALVTAPLQRGAERLGALERLLAQCHPDAPLQRGYAKVTDTKGAIVASSSSAKTAGEVHLHFADGAVAARIEGAAEPARTPPAAPAKKPTRRKPSAPNADQPKLL from the coding sequence ATGCCCGCTCCCAGTGATAATTCCGGTCCTGTGTTAGCCAAGAGCCCGGCGGGCGACAATGCGCCGCCGCTCTCTGTCACCGAATTATCTGCCGCGCTCAAGCACACGGTGGAGGACCGTTTTGGCCATGTACGCTTGCGCGGTGAGATTTCGGGGTTCAAGCGCGCCGCTTCTGGCCATGTCTATCTGGCGTTGAAGGATGACAAGGCGGTAATTGATGGCGTGATCTGGCGCGGCAATGCCGGGCGCCTGGGCTTTGCGCCAGAGGACGGGCTGGATGTTGTCGCCACCGGCAAGATCACCACCTATGCCGGGCGTTCCAAATATCAGATTGTTATCGACCGGCTCGAAATGGCGGGCGAGGGCGCGCTGATGCAGCTGTTTGAAAAGCTGAAAGCGCGGCTCGGCGAGGAAGGGCTGTTCGCGCCCGAGCGCAAGCAGCCGCTGCCGTTTTTACCGCGCACCATTGGCGTGGTCACATCGCCGACCGGTTCGGTGATCCGCGATATCTTGCACCGTCTCGCTGACCGCTTCCCCAGCCATGTGCTGGTCTGGCCGGTGCTGGTACAGGGCGAGGGTGCGGCAGAACAGATTGCGGGCGCGATACGCGGCTTCTCCGATATGGCCGAGGGTGGCGAGATTCCGCGGCCTGATCTGGTTATCGTCGCGCGCGGTGGCGGATCGATTGAGGATTTATGGAGCTTCAATGAAGAAGTCGTGGTCCGCGCCATCGCCGATTGCACCATTCCGCTGATCAGCGCAGTCGGGCATGAGACCGATACCACATTGGCCGATTATGTGGCCGACCGCCGCGCACCAACACCCACGGCTGCAGCGGAAATGGCGGTGCCAGTGCGTGCCGAGATTGCGGCCCAGCTTAATGAGCTCGGCCTGCGCGCCAGCCGTGCGGTGCGGCGGCAACAGGCGCTGGCTACCGAGCGTTTGGAACAGCGGGCAAGATTGCTGCCCAGACCAGAAGCGCTGTTCGCTCCGGCGGCACAACGGCTTGATGATCAGGGTGAAAGACTGGGCAGGGCGCTGGGCTTCAGCCATCAGCGTGCCAATGATCGTCTGCGCGGGATATCGGGTCGCTTCAGTCCGGATATGCTGATGCGCCGCACCGAGAATGCCGCGCGTGATCTGGCGCGTGTGCCTTTGCGTCCGGCTTTGGTCACCGCACCATTGCAACGCGGCGCAGAGCGATTGGGAGCACTCGAGCGGCTTTTGGCGCAATGCCATCCTGATGCGCCGCTGCAGCGCGGCTATGCTAAAGTGACTGACACAAAAGGTGCGATTGTGGCTTCCAGCAGCTCAGCAAAGACTGCCGGCGAGGTCCATCTCCACTTTGCCGATGGCGCGGTTGCCGCGCGGATTGAAGGTGCGGCAGAGCCTGCGAGAACGCCGCCTGCTGCACCTGCCAAGAAGCCGACTAGACGCAAGCCATCAGCTCCAAATGCGGATCAGCCGAAACTGCTTTAA
- the purD gene encoding phosphoribosylamine--glycine ligase has protein sequence MNILLIGGGGREHALCWKLAQSPSVTKIFAAPGNPGMAEDADCVALAVGDHQAVVSFCEENAIDQVVIGPEAPLVDGLADSLRAADIAVFGPSAAAAQLEGSKAFTKALCDEANIPTAAYVRASNITEARAALSGFSLPVVIKADGLAAGKGVIIAETAEEAENAIGHMFAGGFGDAGAEVVVEEFLKGEEASFFALTDGGTVVPFGTAQDHKRVGEGDTGPNTGGMGAYSPAPVLTDALQAEVMEKIITPTVKAMAARGTPYSGVLYAGLMLTADGPELIEYNCRFGDPECQVLMMRLESDLAALMLTVAEGRLANADAPTFADTNAITVVMAAKGYPGTPEKGAPLDDLDHAEARGAKVFHAGTKVQDGQLVANGGRVLNVTATGETLNQAREDAYAALDMIDFPGGFWRSDIGWREIARDRH, from the coding sequence ATGAATATCCTTTTAATCGGTGGTGGCGGGCGCGAACATGCCCTTTGCTGGAAGCTGGCGCAATCGCCCAGTGTCACAAAAATTTTTGCCGCACCCGGCAATCCGGGGATGGCTGAGGATGCGGACTGTGTAGCGCTGGCTGTTGGCGATCATCAGGCGGTTGTCAGTTTCTGCGAGGAAAATGCGATTGATCAGGTGGTGATTGGACCGGAGGCACCGCTGGTGGATGGCCTCGCTGACAGCCTGCGCGCGGCGGATATTGCGGTATTCGGGCCCTCAGCAGCGGCGGCACAACTGGAAGGCTCAAAGGCGTTCACCAAGGCGCTGTGTGATGAAGCGAATATTCCCACCGCCGCCTATGTCCGCGCCTCAAATATAACCGAAGCCCGCGCGGCACTGAGCGGTTTCAGCCTGCCGGTGGTGATCAAGGCCGATGGACTGGCCGCTGGCAAAGGCGTGATTATCGCCGAGACTGCCGAGGAAGCCGAAAACGCGATCGGCCATATGTTTGCCGGTGGTTTTGGAGACGCTGGTGCCGAGGTGGTAGTCGAGGAATTTCTAAAGGGCGAAGAGGCCAGCTTCTTTGCGCTTACCGATGGCGGGACGGTAGTCCCCTTTGGCACAGCCCAGGACCATAAACGCGTCGGCGAGGGCGATACCGGCCCCAATACCGGCGGCATGGGGGCCTATAGCCCTGCGCCGGTGCTTACCGATGCGCTGCAGGCTGAGGTGATGGAGAAGATTATCACGCCGACAGTCAAGGCAATGGCGGCGCGCGGCACGCCCTATTCCGGGGTACTCTATGCCGGACTGATGCTGACCGCCGACGGGCCCGAGCTGATCGAATATAATTGCCGCTTTGGTGACCCGGAATGTCAGGTGCTGATGATGCGGCTGGAGAGCGATCTCGCAGCGTTGATGCTGACCGTTGCGGAGGGTCGGTTGGCCAATGCGGATGCACCCACCTTTGCCGATACCAACGCGATCACCGTTGTGATGGCCGCCAAAGGCTATCCCGGCACCCCCGAAAAAGGTGCACCGCTGGACGATCTCGACCATGCCGAAGCGCGTGGCGCAAAAGTGTTTCATGCAGGTACCAAGGTTCAGGATGGTCAGCTTGTCGCCAATGGTGGCCGAGTGCTTAACGTAACTGCCACAGGCGAAACCCTGAATCAGGCGCGCGAGGACGCTTATGCCGCTCTCGACATGATCGATTTCCCGGGCGGTTTCTGGCGCAGCGACATCGGTTGGCGCGAGATTGCGCGGGACCGCCATTGA
- a CDS encoding DUF2093 domain-containing protein, whose translation MLLSNKNRMAKLQYLPGTFRIVSSGDHVVCAVSGERIPLEDLRYWSVDKQQPYATAEISVQAALAGAGQ comes from the coding sequence ATGTTGCTATCGAACAAAAACCGTATGGCGAAATTGCAATATCTGCCCGGCACCTTCCGTATCGTGTCCTCGGGCGACCATGTGGTGTGCGCGGTTTCGGGCGAGCGCATCCCGCTGGAGGATTTGCGCTATTGGAGTGTTGATAAACAGCAGCCCTATGCGACGGCCGAGATTTCGGTACAGGCGGCTCTGGCGGGAGCAGGCCAATAA